Proteins encoded in a region of the Flavobacteriaceae bacterium HL-DH10 genome:
- a CDS encoding tetratricopeptide repeat protein has protein sequence MKTPIKALFFIVCSIFLLVSCSRKKDKFINRNFHAVTAEFNTLYNGYNALEEGRNTLNDSYFDNYWDVLPIERMQIVDEVILPGQSKNENFTKAEEKAVKTIQKHSMNIDGKEKNPQIDEAYLLLGKSRYFDQRFVPALEAFNYILYKYPASDKINQAKIWREKTNIRLDNDELAIKNLKRLLFQEELENQDLADATSMLAQAYLNTKSVDSAITQLEIASNATKSNDERGRYRFIQGQLYNQLGKKDSANIAFESVIELNRKTPRIYMICAYLEKIKNFDYENGNKLELVELLEELEENRENRPFLDKIYHQIGEYHLTNQSDSLAVVYYNKSLRTDSRDKQLKARNYETLGDMNFDKSIYSIAGQYYDSTLTNLVLNSKPYRVIKKKRDNLEDVIYYEAIAKVNDSILNLVNLSEAERLTYFESFIENLKIKAEEEKEKAEAAERNKGLATVNNTIGQVNRGIPGLPNQAATFYFYNPTTVAYGKNEFVKIWGDRTLSDDWRWSSKGQSITIGGGVSNNDIAASATEDEIFDPQFYISKIPSEEKEIDSISKDRNYAYYQLGLIYKEKFKEYKLAKDKFQDLLSSNPEERLILPSKYNLYKIYELLAENDEASIAKNEIINDYPESRYAFILKNPELVSEKDENSPESLYEALYIQHQNQEYKDVISKSEDYINRFDGEAIVSKLELLKATATGRLYGYEPYKKAINYLAVTYANTPEGKRAQDLESNVLPKLASTEFVEVNDSIVSNYKVVFQFKNPEKEQLLAFQKDLDTVLKSIKYYKLKSSIDVYSPEVSFVIVHGLKNAQIAQTFDQLLTKENKKKIKEPYFAVSSANYQIIQIHKNLEAYLNRDNN, from the coding sequence TTGAAAACACCTATTAAAGCCTTATTTTTTATTGTATGTTCTATATTTCTGTTAGTAAGTTGTTCTAGAAAAAAGGATAAATTTATTAACCGAAATTTTCATGCTGTTACGGCAGAATTTAATACCCTTTATAACGGCTATAATGCATTAGAGGAAGGTAGAAATACGCTTAACGACAGCTATTTTGACAACTATTGGGATGTATTACCTATAGAGCGTATGCAAATAGTTGATGAGGTTATACTTCCTGGTCAATCTAAAAACGAAAATTTCACTAAAGCTGAAGAAAAGGCAGTAAAAACGATTCAGAAGCATAGTATGAATATAGACGGGAAAGAGAAAAACCCGCAAATTGATGAAGCGTATTTACTTTTAGGAAAATCGAGATATTTCGATCAGCGTTTTGTTCCAGCTTTAGAAGCTTTTAATTACATTTTATATAAGTATCCTGCTAGTGATAAGATAAATCAAGCTAAAATTTGGCGTGAAAAAACCAATATTCGGTTAGATAATGATGAGTTGGCTATTAAAAATTTAAAGCGCTTATTGTTTCAAGAGGAACTGGAAAATCAAGATTTAGCAGACGCAACGTCTATGTTAGCTCAGGCTTATTTAAACACCAAGTCTGTAGATAGTGCAATTACACAATTAGAAATAGCATCAAATGCCACGAAAAGTAATGATGAGCGTGGTCGTTATCGCTTTATTCAGGGGCAATTATATAATCAGTTAGGAAAAAAGGATAGTGCAAATATCGCTTTTGAAAGTGTTATTGAGCTAAATAGAAAAACGCCAAGAATCTACATGATTTGTGCGTATTTAGAAAAAATTAAAAATTTCGATTACGAAAACGGTAATAAATTAGAGCTTGTAGAGTTACTTGAAGAATTAGAAGAAAACAGAGAAAACCGTCCGTTTTTAGATAAAATTTATCATCAAATAGGTGAGTATCATTTAACCAACCAATCAGATTCTTTGGCGGTTGTATATTATAATAAATCGTTGCGAACAGATTCTAGAGACAAGCAGCTTAAAGCTAGAAATTACGAAACTCTTGGCGATATGAATTTTGATAAATCTATTTATAGTATTGCTGGTCAATATTATGATAGTACTCTAACTAATTTGGTTCTTAATTCAAAACCATACCGAGTTATAAAAAAGAAGCGGGATAATTTAGAAGATGTTATTTACTATGAGGCTATTGCCAAGGTAAACGATAGTATTTTAAATTTGGTTAATTTGTCTGAAGCAGAGCGACTGACTTATTTTGAGTCTTTTATTGAAAATCTTAAAATTAAAGCCGAAGAAGAAAAAGAAAAGGCAGAAGCTGCCGAACGAAACAAAGGGTTAGCAACGGTAAACAATACTATAGGTCAAGTAAATAGAGGTATTCCTGGATTGCCCAATCAAGCTGCAACATTTTATTTTTATAACCCAACAACCGTTGCTTATGGTAAAAATGAGTTTGTAAAAATATGGGGAGATAGAACATTAAGTGATGACTGGAGATGGTCTAGTAAAGGACAATCAATAACAATAGGAGGAGGCGTTTCAAATAATGATATTGCCGCATCGGCAACTGAAGATGAAATATTCGATCCGCAATTTTATATTTCTAAAATTCCTTCTGAAGAAAAAGAAATAGATAGTATTTCTAAAGATCGTAATTATGCTTATTATCAATTAGGGTTAATTTACAAAGAGAAATTTAAAGAATACAAACTGGCAAAAGATAAGTTTCAAGATTTATTAAGTAGTAATCCAGAAGAGCGATTAATATTGCCTTCTAAATATAACTTATACAAAATTTATGAGCTGTTAGCTGAAAACGATGAAGCTTCTATAGCAAAAAATGAAATAATAAATGATTATCCAGAATCGCGTTATGCCTTTATTTTAAAGAATCCTGAATTGGTTTCAGAAAAAGACGAAAATAGTCCTGAAAGCTTATATGAAGCATTATATATTCAACATCAAAATCAGGAATACAAAGATGTTATTTCTAAAAGTGAAGATTATATTAATAGGTTTGACGGTGAGGCTATTGTATCTAAATTAGAACTTTTAAAAGCTACTGCAACGGGACGACTTTATGGGTATGAACCTTATAAAAAAGCAATTAATTACTTAGCGGTTACTTATGCAAATACTCCTGAGGGTAAGCGTGCACAAGATTTAGAAAGTAATGTATTGCCAAAATTAGCGAGTACAGAATTTGTAGAAGTAAATGATAGTATTGTTAGTAATTACAAGGTGGTATTTCAATTTAAAAATCCAGAGAAGGAGCAACTTTTGGCTTTTCAAAAAGATTTAGATACCGTTTTAAAGAGTATTAAGTATTATAAATTAAAATCATCTATAGATGTTTATAGTCCAGAGGTATCCTTTGTAATTGTTCATGGTTTAAAAAATGCACAAATTGCACAAACATTCGATCAGTTATTAACAAAAGAAAATAAGAAAAAGATAAAAGAGCCTTATTTTGCAGTATCATCTGCAAATTATCAAATCATTCAAATTCATAAAAATTTGGAGGCTTATTTAAATAGAGATAATAACTAA
- a CDS encoding ABC transporter ATP-binding protein gives MITTYNLSKKYNGNLVLNIESLEIPKGQSFGLVGNNGAGKTTYFSLLLDLIQPTTGFIKSNDIQVNKSENWKPFTSAFIDESFLIGYLTAEEYFYFIGDLRNQNKADVDTLLAQFQDFFHDEILGQKKYLRDLSKGNQKKVGIVATLIGNPEVIVLDEPFANLDPTTQIRLKVIIRDLAQKQGVTVLISSHDLMHVTDVCERIVVLEKGEIVKDLETSEVTLKELEAHFAS, from the coding sequence ATGATAACCACATATAACTTATCAAAAAAATATAACGGAAACCTAGTTCTTAATATAGAATCATTAGAAATTCCTAAAGGGCAAAGTTTTGGTTTAGTTGGCAATAATGGTGCAGGAAAAACAACTTATTTTAGTTTGTTGCTTGATTTAATTCAGCCTACAACAGGTTTTATAAAAAGTAATGATATACAAGTAAATAAAAGTGAAAACTGGAAACCGTTTACTTCTGCTTTTATTGATGAAAGCTTTTTAATTGGTTATTTAACTGCCGAAGAGTATTTTTATTTCATAGGAGATTTACGCAACCAAAATAAAGCCGATGTTGATACCTTATTAGCACAATTTCAAGATTTTTTTCACGATGAAATTTTAGGGCAAAAAAAATATTTACGAGATTTGAGTAAAGGAAACCAAAAGAAAGTGGGCATTGTAGCGACTTTAATAGGTAATCCTGAGGTTATTGTTTTAGATGAGCCTTTTGCGAATTTAGATCCAACAACTCAAATTCGTTTAAAAGTGATTATTAGAGATTTGGCTCAAAAACAAGGTGTAACGGTTTTAATTTCTAGCCACGATTTAATGCATGTTACAGATGTTTGCGAACGTATTGTGGTGCTTGAAAAAGGCGAAATTGTAAAAGACTTAGAAACAAGTGAAGTGACTTTAAAGGAGTTAGAAGCGCATTTTGCAAGTTAA